ACGCCTCCGCCCGGCTCGCGCCGCAGGGTGGCCTTCAGTTCCGACACGGTGACGGCCCGGAAAGCGAACAGACAGGCGCCGTACAGAACCGCGCCCGCGCCGCAGACGATCAGGACCGCGATCTCCTTGGCCAGGAAGACATGGCTCAACAGTCGATAGTTGATGCTGGCGGCGAACAGGATGGCGGCCATGACACCGCTGGCGGCGATGACCCGGCCGATGCGTGACAGGAAGGCGGGCGACGGACGCCAGCTGTTCTCGCGCACCAGAACCCCGCCCAGCAGGCCGACATTGACCCAGGCCGAGGTGCTGGTGGCGATGGCCAGGCCCAGCACGCCGTCCCAGCCCTGGCTGCGGAACCAGAAGAACAGGCCCGACCCCAGGACCACGGTGATGACCACGCTGGTGATGGCGAAGATCATCGGGCGGCGGGTGTCCTGACGGGCGAAGAAGGGCGGGGTCAGCACCTTGGCCAGGACGAAGGCGGGCACGCCCCAGGCGAACTGGCGCAGGACATCGGCGGTGCGGCTGGCGTCGGCCGAGGTGAAGGCGCCGCGCGTCACCGTGGCGTCGATGATGAAAAAGGGAATAACGAACAGGGCCACGGCGGCCGGCAGGGTGAAGGCCATGGCCAGGTTGATCCCGTCGTCCAGGGTACGCTGGCCGCCCGCGTGGTCGCCGGCGACGAAGGCCTTGGTCAGGCGCGGCACCAGGGCCAGGCCGATGGCGACGCCGACCAGACCCAGCGGCAGTTGATACAGACGGTCGGCGTTGTAGAGGACCGATCGCGCGCCCTCGTCCGACCCGGTCAGGAACTGCGACACCAGGGAGTTGATCTGAAGGGCGCCGCCCGCCAGCGCGCCGGGCACGGCCAGGGCAAGCGTGTGACGGACATTGGGGGTCAGGCGCGGCAGGCCGATCTTCAGCCGCACGCCCAGACGCCGCACGCCCCACCACAACAGGCCCGCCTGAATGACGCCAGAGACCGTCACCGCCGCCGTCACCATCATCAGCACCGTCTCCTGCGGGATGGGCAGAAGCATGGGCGGAACCAGGGCGGCCAGGGTGCACAGGTTCAGAAAAACCGGCACGGCTGCGGACAGGGCGAACCGGCCGCCGGTGTTCAGCACACCGGACAGCAAGGACGCCACGGTCATGCAGGCCAGATAGGGCATGGCCAGCTGGGTTGCGGTCACGGCGGCGCGTAGCACCTCGGGCTGGCCCTGATAGGCGGACAGCAGCCACGGCATGATCCACGGCATGACCACCTGCAACAGGATGCAGAAGCCCGCCACCATGGCCAGCATGAAGCTGAGCGCCTCGGACGCGGTGACGGCCGCGGCCTCCTCGCCCTGACGTGCGCGCACCCCGCCATAAACCGGCACGAAGGCCTGAGCGAATGCGCCCTCCGCGAACAGGCGACGAAACATATTCGGCAGCATTATGGCTGTGGACCAGGCGTCCATCAGGGGGCCTTGGCCAAAGGTCGCTGAAAGGGCGAGATCGCGCCCGAAGCCCAACAAGCGGCTGCCGAGCGTCAGCGATGACTGAACCAGGGTGTTGCGGGCGAGGCTCATGCGGACATTCGACAGAGAGCGGAAGATCGATTTCGCTTAGCGCGCTTGCTCGCCCGGCGATATGGGCTTGCGCGCCCGCCGACCCAGTTCGGAGACGTCGCGGGCGCTGGCCCGGGCCGAGCGCACCTTGCGGCCGGCCGGCGCAGGCGCGCGGCTGTCCAGAACGACCTCCAACGCCGTCCGTAATTCGGTGACCCGCTGTTCGGACGTCAGCTTTCGTCCCTTGCGGTCCACGACATAGAAACTGTCCACCGCCCGCTCGCCATAGCTGGCCACATGGGCCGAGCGGATGCTGAGGCCCTCGTCGTTGAAGACGCGCGACAGATCGGCCAACAGGCCGGGCCGGTCGGCGCATGACACCTCGACCACGGTGGCGAGTTCGCTGGCGTGGTGATCGACCATGACCACGGGCCGAACTTCGAAGGCGGCCTTTCGGGCGTTGCCGGCCGGCTGGGGCGCCTGGCCGATCCGGCCCTCGCCGCGCGCGGCCTTTTCCAGCGCCTCGACAAGGGTCGTCAACCTTCGCGGCTCGGCCTGGCCATAGGCTGCGCCCGCCCCGTCCTGAACGCGGAAGACGTCCAGCACCACCCCGTCCTCGGTCGCCACCCGCGCGTCGGTGACATCGGCGCCCAGGGCGGCCATGGTCTGGGCCAGGTCGGCGAACAGGCCGGGTCGGTCGACGGCGGCGATGGAGATTTCGGTGGCCTGGACGGGCAATCCTTCAACCGGCGACACTGGCGCGGCTTCGGCCGCCGCCCCGGTTCGGCGCGCCCGTTCGACCAGGGCCGGGTGGACCGACAGCGGATCCTCACGCGCCACGTCCTCGCCCCGGAACAGGGCGGCGACCTGATTATAGAGGGTGCGCATCAGCTGACCCTTCCAGCCGTTCCACACCCCGGGCCCCACGGCCCGGATGTCGGCGACGGTCAGGACCAGCAGCATCCGCAACCGTTCGGGATCGCCAACCAGTTCGGCGAACGCGCGGATCGTGGCCGGGTCCGACAGGTCGCGCTTCTGGGCATAGTCGCTGAGCGCCAGGTGACTGCGCACCAGCCAGACCACCAGTTCGATGCGGCGGGGATCAACGCCCAGCCGCTCGCAGGCCCGGCGCGCGGCGATGGCGCCGTCCTCCAGCTGCCCCCGCTCGCCGCCCTTGCCCACGTCGTGCAGCAGCATCCCCAGCATCAGGGCTTCCATGTCCGAGATCAGATGCACGATCTCGCTGGCCATCGGGTGATCGCCCGTCAGTTTGCCGCGCGCGATGTCGTTGATGACGCCGATGGCCTGCAGCGTGTGCTCGTCCACCGTATAGGCGTGATACATGTTGAACTGGGTCTGGCCGACGATCCGGCCCCATTCGGGCAGGAACCGCCCCAACAGGCCTGTCTCGTTCATGATGGTCAGGACGCGATAGGGCCGCTGACCATGGGCCAGCACGTCCAGAAAGGCCCGCGTCGCCGCGGGATCGCGCCTCAGCCGCGGCGTCACCAGCGACAGAGACCGGGTCACGGCCGAGAAGGCGTCGGGGTGCAGATCAAGGTCATGTTTGTCGGCGCAGACGAACAGGGTCAGCAGCTTGACCGGGTCGGCCGCGAACACATCCGGTCCCTCGACCGACAGCCGCCCCTGATCGACCCAGAACCCCTCGACTTCCAGCTTGCGGCGCGCCGGACGGAACGGGGTCATCAGGCGCGACAGGCCTTGCGCCGTTTTCTGGTGACGCGCCTCCAGCTTGGCCGACATGGCGCGGGTCAGGGCGCCGACGTCGCGCGCCACCAGGAAATATCGGCGCATGAACCGCTCGACCGCCGGCTCGTCGCCCCGCCCGCGCCAGCCCATGCGCCGGGCCACCTCGGGCTGCATGTCGAAGGTCAGCTTCTCCTCGGCGCGCCCCGCGATCAGGTGCAGGTGAATGCGAACCCGCCACAGGAAGTCGAACGCCTCGTCAGACGTGCGCCGTTCACGCGGGGTGAACAGCTCGTCCATCACCGTCGCGCCCAGCCGGCTTTCAGGGGCCAGGGACCGGGCGATCCAGTACAGGGTGTTCAGGTCGCGCAAGCCCCCCTTGCCGTCCTTGACGTTGGGTTCGACCTTGTAGCGCGTCGAGCCTGACTTCTCGTGCCGCACGGCCCGTTCTTCCAGCTTGGCGGCGATGAAGGGGCGCGGGTCGGACCTGGACACCATCTCGCGGAACCGACCGATCATCAGCTCGGCCAGGCGCTGATCGCCTGCCAGCGGCCGCGCCTCGAGCAGGGTCGTCCGCACCGTCATGTCTGTGCGCGACAGGCTGAGGCATTCCTCGACCGAGCGCACCGACGGCCCGACCTTCACCCCCAGATCCCACAGCACATAGAGGACGAACTCGATCACGCTCTCGCCGCGCGGCGTCGCCTTGGCCGGGCGCAGGAACAGCAGATCGAGGTCCGAGAAGGGCGCCAGGACGCCCCGCCCGTAGCCCCCGACCGCCACCAGCGACAGACGCTCGCTCTCGACGGGCGAGACGGGAAACAGGGTCTCGGTCGCCACCCGCCACAGGGCCGTCAGCATGTCGTCGGCGGCCGCGGCGTACAGTCGGGCGACCTCGCGGCCCTTCAGACCCGCGTCCAGCTTGCGCTCGGCGCGGGTGCGGGCGGCGTCATAGGCCTCGCGCAGAACGAAAGAGACCGCCGCGCGCGGATCCTGCGCGGCGGCGGCCTTGTCTAGTCGGTCGTCCAGGCCAGGCGAAGCGGGGGTCATGTCGCCGATATAGGCCTCAAACCCTCGCCGCGTCAGTCGGGGATTATTCCGGGCGGACGCGCTTCTTGCGGAACGACGGGTTCAACGTCTGTTTACGCAGGCGGATCGACTTCGGCGTCACCTCCACCAGTTCGTCGTCGTCGATATAGGCGATGGCCTGTTCCAGAGACATTTGGCGCGGCGGGGTCAGGCGCACGGCCTCATCCTTGCCCGAGGCGCGGACGTTGGTCAGCTGCTTGCCCTTGATCGGGTTGACGTCCAGGTCGTCCCAGCGGGCGTTTTCGCCGATGATCATGCCCTGATAGGTCTTTTCACCGGCGCCGACGAACATGACGCCGCGATCTTCCAGGTTCCACAGGGCGAAGGCCGCCGTGTCGCCGTCGGAGTTCGAGATCAGCACGCCCTTCAGACGGCCGGCGATGGCGCCCTTGTGCGGCTCATAGTGGCTGAACACGCGGTTCAGCACGCCCGAACCGCGCGTATCGGTCAGGAACTCGCCCTGATAGCCGATCAGCGAGCGCGACGGGGCCTTCAGGCTGATGCGGGTCTTGCCGGCGCCCGACGGACCCATGTCGGTCATTTCGGCCTTACGCGCCGACAGTTTCTCGATGACGATGCCCGAGAACTCGTCGTCGACGTCGATCATGACGTCCTCGATCGGCTCCAGCTTCTCGCCGTTTTCGCCTTCCTGGAACACCACGCGCGGACGCGAGATCGAGACCTCGAAGCCTTCGCGGCGCATGTTCTCGATCAGAACGCCCAGCTGCAGTTCGCCGCGGCCCGCAACCTCATAGGCGTCGCCGCCTTCGGTCGTGGTGACGCGGATGGCGACATTGGCTTCGGCCTCCTTCAGCAGGCGGTCGCGGATGACGCGCGACTGGACCTTGTCGCCTTCGCGGCCGGCCAGGGGGCTGTCGTTGACCGAGACGGTCATGGAGATGGTCGGCGGATCGATCGGCTGGGCGTCCAGCGGCTCGGTCACTTCCATGGCGCACAGGGTGTCGGCCACGGTGGCCTTGGCCATGCCCGCGATGGCGACGATGTCGCCCGCTTCCGAACCCTCGTCCAGGGCCTGACGCTTCAGGCCGCGGAAGGCCAGAACCTTGGTGATGCGGCCACGCTCGATCTCCTTGCCGTCGCGGTCCAGGGCGTGGATCGCCATGCCGGGGATCGCCTTGCCGCTCTCGATGCGGCCGGTCAGCAGACGGCCCAGGAAGGGGTCGCTTTCGATCAGCACGTCCAGCATGCGGAACGGCTTGTCCCGGTTGGCCTGGACGGCGGGCGGCGGCACGTGGTCGACGATCAGGTCGAACAGCGGGGCCAGGTTGTCGTTGGGCTGGTTCAGGTCCAGCGTCGCCCAGCCGTTGCGGCCCGAGGCGTAGATGTGCGGGAAGTCCAGCTGCTCGTCCGTGGCGCCGATGGCGGCGAACAGGTCGAAGGTCTCGTTGTGGACGCGGTCCGGGTCGGCGTGGGCGCGGTCGACCTTGTTGATGCACAGGATCGGGCGCAGGCCCATCTTCAGCGCCTTGGTCAGCACGAACTTGGTCTGGGGCATAACGCCCTCTTCGGCGTCGACCAGGATGACGCAGCCGTCCACCATGCCCAGGATACGCTCGACCTCGCCGCCGAAGTCGGCGTGGCCGGGGGTGTCGATGATGTTGATGCGCGTCTCGCCCGCCTTGCCGTTCCAGAGCACCGAGGTGCACTTGGCCAGGATGGTGATGCCGCGTTCCTTCTCCTGATCGTTGGAGTCCATGGCGCGCTCGGTCGTCGCCTCATTGGCTCGGAACACGCCGGACTGGGCCAGAAGTTGGTCCACCAGGGTGGTCTTGCCATGGTCGACGTGGGCGATGATGGCGACGTTGCGCAGATTCATGAAGGGCTCGGGCGGACTGTGTTCGGTCGCGGAAAATCCGCGCCGCTGCAAGGGATGCAGGCATTGGGGGGAGAAAGTTTCGCGCGCCTCTTACAGGCATGTGGACAGAAACACCAGAGCGGGCGTCGGCGGCGCTCATCTCGCCTTACCGATATTTCATCCGCGTCGCCGCATCCGAAGCCGTCGAACGCCTCCTCTTTCCAGCAGCGGCCTGACCCAGGCCCATACTGGATTGGAGATGACGATGAGTTTGATGGTCGCAGCCGCCCTTGCCGGCGCATTGCTCGCCGGCGACGCCCCCGACATGCATGTGGATGCGCACGGCCTGAACACGGCCCGGCCGGGAGAGGCCGTGATCCTGGCTGGACGAATCCGTGCGGCCAGTCGCGACTGGTGCGCGGTCCATCGCGCCGTCCTGACCCCCGACAGCATTGGCGATGCCCGCATCTGCGAGCGCGAGATGCGACGGCGGGCCTATGTCGCCCTGCCCCGGGTTCAACGCGTCCATTTCGTCCGCGCGGGCGGCCAGACCGCGCTCAATCGTCCCTAAAGCGGCCGCAGCATATAGCGGGCGTCGGCGCCATAGCTGGCCAGTTTGGCCGCCATGGCCTCGGCCGGCTGTTCGATGAATCCGTGGCGGGTCCAAAAGCCGACCGCATCATTGACCGCCACCAGGGCGATGGCGGGCCAGCCGTCTTCGGCGGCCTGCCCGGCCAGACGTTCCACGATCGCGCCGGTCACGCCCCCGCCTCGCGCATCGGGATGCAGGGCCAGGTCGTGCAGATAGATCAGGGCCGCGTCGGCCGGCAGACCCTCGATCACGGTGTTCAGCGGCGGCGCGCTCTCGGTCTTCCACGGATAGGCGATCAGATAGCCTCGCGTCGGCCCTTGCCCGTCCGTCAGGACGAAACACCCGCGCGGATACAGCGCCAGCCGGTTCTCGAAACAGGTCTGGTCCTCGAAATGATCGGGAAACGACAACCGCGCCACCGCCGTCACCGCCTCGATGTCTTCCGGCCGCATGGGCCGCCATTCCAAAGTCATCAGTTCACCTTCGACGGTTCGGGCGGGGCGTCGGGCAGGGCCGAGACCGGAACGCCGTCGTCCTTCAGCTTCTTGACGTCGGCGGGGGTGGCCTCGCCGTAGATTTCGCGCTTTTCGGAGCGGCCTTCGTGGATGTCGCGCGCCTCGCGGGCGAAGGCGTCGCCGACATAGTCGAAGTTGGCCTCGACATGGGCGCGAACCTCGCGCGCCGCCGCCATCATCAGGGTCTGCATCTTTCGCATGGCCTCGGGTGCGGCCGGGTCGGGCGCAGTATTGGCGCGCCTGGTTCCGCTGACCGAGGGCGCCATGACCGCCTTTTCGACGCTGCGCGAGCCGCAGAACGGACACTCGACCAGGCCGCGCGCGCCTTGGTCGTCATAGTCGGACGACGAGGCGAACCAGGCCTCGAACCCGTGGTCTTTTTCGCATTTCAGGGCGTATCGGATCATGGACGGATCAGGCGGGCGGCAGGAAGTCGCGGTCGTGGGTCAGGGCGGGTATGGCGACGCGGGCGCGCGTCGCCGCCTCCATGTCCAGTTTCGCCCGCACGATGCAAGGGTCGTCGTGATCGGCCCTGGCGATCACCTCGCCCCACGGCCCGACAACGGTGGAGCGGCCCCAGGTGCGCCGACCGTCTTCATGCAGTCCGCCCTGCGCCGGGGCCAGGACGAAGGCGCCGGTTTCGATGGCGCGCGCGCGCAGCAGGATTTCCCAATGGGCCTCGCCGGTCGGAGCGGTGAAGGCCGCGGGAACCGCGATCATCGACGCCCCCGTCTTGGCCAGCTGGCGATGCAGATGGGGAAAGCGGATGTCGTAGCAGATGGTCAGGCCCAGCCTGCCCCAGGGCGTGTCGGCCACCACCGCCCGGTCGCCCGGCCGCACCGCGGCGCTTTCGCGGTATCGCTCGCCGTTCGGCAGATCGACGTCGAAGACATGCAGCTTGTCATAGCGCGCCGTGATCGCGCCCGACGGGTCGACCAGCAGCGACCGATTGGCCGCCCTCGCGTCCCCGGCATGACCGGACCTCACGATGGCCGATCCGATCAGCAGCCATACGCCCAGTTCGGACGCCAGGCGCCGCAGGCCCAGAACCGCCGTGTCCTGATCCTCTTCGGCCAGGGCGGCGTCGCGGCGATCGCGACGCTGCTCCAGCAGATTGGTCCCTTCGGGCGTGAATATGAACCGCGCGCCGCCCGACGCCGCCTCGCGGACCAGCGGTTCGACATGGGCCAGCCCCTCCGCCGCCGTCGCCGGCGTGCGGGTCTGGATCAGGGCGATGTCGAGCCCGCCGCTCACGCGATCACGCCGCCAGAAGCGCGTCGAGCTTGCCTTCGCGGTCCAGGGCGTGGATGTCGTCGGACCCGCCGACGTGTTGTCCATCGATGAAAATCTGCGGGAAGGTCATGCGTCCGCCGGACTTCTCGACCATCTCGGCCTTCTTCGCGGGATCGTTGGAGGCGACGATCTCGGTATAGTCCGCGCCCTTCTTCTTCAGCAGCGACATGGCGCTGAAGCAGTAGGGGCAGCCGGGTTTGGTGTAGATGACGACGTCGGCCAAATCTGTTCTCCGAAGCTTGGACGCCCTCGCGCGGCAAGCCGCCGCCGAGAAGCGCGATGGGTTACATAACGACTTCCCGGGCGTTTCGCACCAGGGCGACGACCGCCAGGTCTACGGCCCGCGCCCCGGCGTCCAGCAGGGCGCGCGCACAGGCCTCGGCGGTGGCGCCCGTGGTCAACACATCGTCGATCAGAAGGATGCGCCGTCCCCGGATGCGCCGCCGCCCCGCCTCGGTCACGACGAAGGCCGCCTTGACGTTCAACCGCCGCCCGCGCCGGCTTTTGCCGCCCTGGCTGGTGGTGTGGACCGTTCGGACCAGAGCGTCGGGCAAATAGTCGCGCCTAGCGCTGCGGGCCAGGGGCCGGGCGATCTCGGCCGCCTGGTTGAACCGGCGCGACAGCAGCCTGAACCGATGCAGCGGCGTCGGAACGACCGCGTCCGCCGTCTCGACCAGTTCGGCCGCAGCCCGACCGATCCAGCGGGCGAAGAGCGGCGCGAACTGCTGCTGATCTCCGTGTTTGTAGCGCAGGATCAATCCGCGCGAGGCCGCGTCGTACAGACATGCCGCCCTCGCCCGCTCAAAGGCGTAGGGCTGGGCGATGCAGGCGGCGCAACGGGCCTCGGCGAAGGCGCCGCCGTCGTATTCGAACGCCGCTCCGCAGCCGTCGCACACCGGCGCTTCCAGAAATCTGATCCGGCTCCAGGCGTCGGGCGTCAGGCCGGCGGCGGCCGTGGCCTCGCGGCTGTCGTGCGCCATCGGCGGCAGGATCAGATCGGCCAGACCGCGCCCCGCGCTTCGCAACTGTCGTTCCGCCCCTTCCCAGGCGCGTCGCCAGTCCCCATCCTGCAACCCCATGACCGTCCCCCATGCTTCTTCCGAAGGCCTCCCGCGCATCTTTGACGCCGTCCGTCGCCAGGCCCGCCTGACGCGGTCGGCGCACCGTTTCGATCAGGCCGACTTCCTGCACGCGCGCGCCGCCCAGAACGCCGCCGAGAGCCTGGAGGCGATAGTGCGCGATTTTCCCGTCGCGGTCGATCTGTCCGCCCATCCTGGCGTGTTCGATCGCGCGGTGCGCGCCAGCGACGCCGCCGGACGGGTCGGTCCCGTGCTTACGCCTCTGAGTCTCATACAGAAGGCGGCGCCCGGCGCTGACGCCCTGCCGCTGGACGGGGAATCGAACGATTTGATCGTCTCGCTTCTGACCCTGCATTGGGCCAACGACCTGCCCGGCGCCCTGGCCCAGATCAGGCGCGCCTTGAGGCCCGACGGCCTGTTCATCGGGACCTTGTTCGGGGCGGGCACGCTCAAGGAACTGCGCGGCGTACTGACCGAGGCGGAACTGGCCGAGCGCGGCGGCGCCCAGGCGCGTATTTCGCCTTTCGCCGATGGCTATGATGGGGCGGCCCTGCTGCAGCGGGCCGGGTTCGCCCTGCCCGTTTCTGACGTGGATCGGTTCACGGTGCGTTATTCCGACCTGTTCGCCCTGGTCCGCGACCTGCGGGCGATGGGCGAGACCAATGTGCTGCAAGGCGCGGTTCGGCCGCTGAACCGCCGCATCGTCGCCCGCGCGGCGGCCCTCTACGCCGAACGCCACGGCTTGGAGGACGGCCGCATCCCCGCGACGTTCGAGATCATTCACCTGGCCGGCTGGAAACCGCATGAGAGCCAGCAGAAGCCTCTGCCGCGCGGCTCGGCCAAGACGCGGCTAGCCGATGCTCTGGGTGTTCGGGAAATGACCGGCGAGGAACCCGATTAGCCGCCCAGGGCGGCGCTCAGCTTGGCGACCGTCACGGCCAGAAGGCCGTTGTTGGCGTTGGCCATCAGGCCGATCGAACCCGTGATGGCCAGGAAGATCAGCCCGCAGATCAGGCCGTATTCGATGGCCGTTGCGCCGTTCTCGTCACACAGGAACCGGCCGATAAGACGTCGCATGGCCGGCCTCTCTGATCGGCGGTGATTACAGCAGGTCGCGCAGCCAGGCGACCAGGGGTTCGTCCGCCGGCGGCATGGGATAGTCCGACAGCGTGTTCGGCTTCACCCAGGCCAGGCCGTCGTGCTCACGCGCCGTGACCACGCCGTCCCACCGCCGGCACAGATACAATGGCATCAACAGGTGAAACGAATCGTAAGCGTGGCTGGCGAAAACGAATGGGGACAGACAGTTTTCGCTGACGTCGACGCCCAGTTCTTCCTTCAGTTCACGGATCAGGGCCTGTTCGGGTCGTTCTCCCGGTTCGACCTTGCCGCCCGGAAACTCCCACAGGCCCGCCAGCTTCTTGCCCTCGGGACGTTTGGCGATCAGCACCCGACCGTCCACGTCGATCATGGCGACGGCGACGACAAGCACGGTGGGGAGGACGGCTGCGTCGGTCACGAGCGATAGTCGCCGTTGATCTCGATGTAGCCCTTGGTCAGATCGCAGGTCCAGACGGTGGCCGAGGCGCGGCCTGATCCGACGTCGACGGTGATGTCGATCTCGGGGTTCTTCATATAGGCGGTCATCTTGGCCTCGTCATAGGTCGGCGACGGGGCGCCGTCGACGGCGGCTTCGTGCGGGCCGAACCAGATGGCCAGATGGTCGCGATCGACCGGCTCCTCGGTCTTGCCCACGGCCATGACGACCCGGCCCCAGTTGGCGTCCTGACCGGCGATGGCGGTCTTGACCAGGGGGCTGTCGGCGATCGACTTGGCCAACTTTCGCGCTGATGCTGGGCTGGCGGCGCCGTCCACCGTCACCTTGACGAACTTGGTCGCGCCCTCGCCGTCACGCACCAGCTGGTGCGCCAGATCCAGCATCACCCTGTCCAGCGCGGCCGAGAAGCTCTTCAGGCGGCGGTCGCCGACCCGGCCGATGCGCGGCGCGCCCGACGTGCCGGTGGCGAACAGCAGGGCTGTGTCATTGGTCGAGGTGTCGCCGTCCACCGTCACCGAGTTGAAGGTGGTGCGGACGTGCAGGCCCAGCAGGGCCTGCAGCACATTGGGATGGATGTCGGCGTCGGTGACGATGAAGGCCAGCATGGTCGCCATGTCCGGGGCGATCATGCCCGACCCCTTGGCGATCCCGGCGATGCGGACCTTGTAGCC
Above is a genomic segment from Candidatus Brevundimonas colombiensis containing:
- the murJ gene encoding murein biosynthesis integral membrane protein MurJ, which encodes MSLARNTLVQSSLTLGSRLLGFGRDLALSATFGQGPLMDAWSTAIMLPNMFRRLFAEGAFAQAFVPVYGGVRARQGEEAAAVTASEALSFMLAMVAGFCILLQVVMPWIMPWLLSAYQGQPEVLRAAVTATQLAMPYLACMTVASLLSGVLNTGGRFALSAAVPVFLNLCTLAALVPPMLLPIPQETVLMMVTAAVTVSGVIQAGLLWWGVRRLGVRLKIGLPRLTPNVRHTLALAVPGALAGGALQINSLVSQFLTGSDEGARSVLYNADRLYQLPLGLVGVAIGLALVPRLTKAFVAGDHAGGQRTLDDGINLAMAFTLPAAVALFVIPFFIIDATVTRGAFTSADASRTADVLRQFAWGVPAFVLAKVLTPPFFARQDTRRPMIFAITSVVITVVLGSGLFFWFRSQGWDGVLGLAIATSTSAWVNVGLLGGVLVRENSWRPSPAFLSRIGRVIAASGVMAAILFAASINYRLLSHVFLAKEIAVLIVCGAGAVLYGACLFAFRAVTVSELKATLRREPGGGVASGLD
- the glnD gene encoding [protein-PII] uridylyltransferase; the protein is MTPASPGLDDRLDKAAAAQDPRAAVSFVLREAYDAARTRAERKLDAGLKGREVARLYAAAADDMLTALWRVATETLFPVSPVESERLSLVAVGGYGRGVLAPFSDLDLLFLRPAKATPRGESVIEFVLYVLWDLGVKVGPSVRSVEECLSLSRTDMTVRTTLLEARPLAGDQRLAELMIGRFREMVSRSDPRPFIAAKLEERAVRHEKSGSTRYKVEPNVKDGKGGLRDLNTLYWIARSLAPESRLGATVMDELFTPRERRTSDEAFDFLWRVRIHLHLIAGRAEEKLTFDMQPEVARRMGWRGRGDEPAVERFMRRYFLVARDVGALTRAMSAKLEARHQKTAQGLSRLMTPFRPARRKLEVEGFWVDQGRLSVEGPDVFAADPVKLLTLFVCADKHDLDLHPDAFSAVTRSLSLVTPRLRRDPAATRAFLDVLAHGQRPYRVLTIMNETGLLGRFLPEWGRIVGQTQFNMYHAYTVDEHTLQAIGVINDIARGKLTGDHPMASEIVHLISDMEALMLGMLLHDVGKGGERGQLEDGAIAARRACERLGVDPRRIELVVWLVRSHLALSDYAQKRDLSDPATIRAFAELVGDPERLRMLLVLTVADIRAVGPGVWNGWKGQLMRTLYNQVAALFRGEDVAREDPLSVHPALVERARRTGAAAEAAPVSPVEGLPVQATEISIAAVDRPGLFADLAQTMAALGADVTDARVATEDGVVLDVFRVQDGAGAAYGQAEPRRLTTLVEALEKAARGEGRIGQAPQPAGNARKAAFEVRPVVMVDHHASELATVVEVSCADRPGLLADLSRVFNDEGLSIRSAHVASYGERAVDSFYVVDRKGRKLTSEQRVTELRTALEVVLDSRAPAPAGRKVRSARASARDVSELGRRARKPISPGEQAR
- the typA gene encoding translational GTPase TypA; translated protein: MNLRNVAIIAHVDHGKTTLVDQLLAQSGVFRANEATTERAMDSNDQEKERGITILAKCTSVLWNGKAGETRINIIDTPGHADFGGEVERILGMVDGCVILVDAEEGVMPQTKFVLTKALKMGLRPILCINKVDRAHADPDRVHNETFDLFAAIGATDEQLDFPHIYASGRNGWATLDLNQPNDNLAPLFDLIVDHVPPPAVQANRDKPFRMLDVLIESDPFLGRLLTGRIESGKAIPGMAIHALDRDGKEIERGRITKVLAFRGLKRQALDEGSEAGDIVAIAGMAKATVADTLCAMEVTEPLDAQPIDPPTISMTVSVNDSPLAGREGDKVQSRVIRDRLLKEAEANVAIRVTTTEGGDAYEVAGRGELQLGVLIENMRREGFEVSISRPRVVFQEGENGEKLEPIEDVMIDVDDEFSGIVIEKLSARKAEMTDMGPSGAGKTRISLKAPSRSLIGYQGEFLTDTRGSGVLNRVFSHYEPHKGAIAGRLKGVLISNSDGDTAAFALWNLEDRGVMFVGAGEKTYQGMIIGENARWDDLDVNPIKGKQLTNVRASGKDEAVRLTPPRQMSLEQAIAYIDDDELVEVTPKSIRLRKQTLNPSFRKKRVRPE
- a CDS encoding UrcA family protein, which encodes MSLMVAAALAGALLAGDAPDMHVDAHGLNTARPGEAVILAGRIRAASRDWCAVHRAVLTPDSIGDARICEREMRRRAYVALPRVQRVHFVRAGGQTALNRP
- a CDS encoding GNAT family N-acetyltransferase; translated protein: MTLEWRPMRPEDIEAVTAVARLSFPDHFEDQTCFENRLALYPRGCFVLTDGQGPTRGYLIAYPWKTESAPPLNTVIEGLPADAALIYLHDLALHPDARGGGVTGAIVERLAGQAAEDGWPAIALVAVNDAVGFWTRHGFIEQPAEAMAAKLASYGADARYMLRPL
- a CDS encoding DUF1178 family protein, encoding MIRYALKCEKDHGFEAWFASSSDYDDQGARGLVECPFCGSRSVEKAVMAPSVSGTRRANTAPDPAAPEAMRKMQTLMMAAAREVRAHVEANFDYVGDAFAREARDIHEGRSEKREIYGEATPADVKKLKDDGVPVSALPDAPPEPSKVN
- a CDS encoding carbon-nitrogen hydrolase family protein, coding for MSGGLDIALIQTRTPATAAEGLAHVEPLVREAASGGARFIFTPEGTNLLEQRRDRRDAALAEEDQDTAVLGLRRLASELGVWLLIGSAIVRSGHAGDARAANRSLLVDPSGAITARYDKLHVFDVDLPNGERYRESAAVRPGDRAVVADTPWGRLGLTICYDIRFPHLHRQLAKTGASMIAVPAAFTAPTGEAHWEILLRARAIETGAFVLAPAQGGLHEDGRRTWGRSTVVGPWGEVIARADHDDPCIVRAKLDMEAATRARVAIPALTHDRDFLPPA
- the grxC gene encoding glutaredoxin 3 — its product is MADVVIYTKPGCPYCFSAMSLLKKKGADYTEIVASNDPAKKAEMVEKSGGRMTFPQIFIDGQHVGGSDDIHALDREGKLDALLAA
- a CDS encoding ComF family protein; the encoded protein is MGLQDGDWRRAWEGAERQLRSAGRGLADLILPPMAHDSREATAAAGLTPDAWSRIRFLEAPVCDGCGAAFEYDGGAFAEARCAACIAQPYAFERARAACLYDAASRGLILRYKHGDQQQFAPLFARWIGRAAAELVETADAVVPTPLHRFRLLSRRFNQAAEIARPLARSARRDYLPDALVRTVHTTSQGGKSRRGRRLNVKAAFVVTEAGRRRIRGRRILLIDDVLTTGATAEACARALLDAGARAVDLAVVALVRNAREVVM
- a CDS encoding methyltransferase domain-containing protein, with product MTVPHASSEGLPRIFDAVRRQARLTRSAHRFDQADFLHARAAQNAAESLEAIVRDFPVAVDLSAHPGVFDRAVRASDAAGRVGPVLTPLSLIQKAAPGADALPLDGESNDLIVSLLTLHWANDLPGALAQIRRALRPDGLFIGTLFGAGTLKELRGVLTEAELAERGGAQARISPFADGYDGAALLQRAGFALPVSDVDRFTVRYSDLFALVRDLRAMGETNVLQGAVRPLNRRIVARAAALYAERHGLEDGRIPATFEIIHLAGWKPHESQQKPLPRGSAKTRLADALGVREMTGEEPD
- a CDS encoding Flp family type IVb pilin — encoded protein: MRRLIGRFLCDENGATAIEYGLICGLIFLAITGSIGLMANANNGLLAVTVAKLSAALGG